From Drosophila yakuba strain Tai18E2 chromosome 2L, Prin_Dyak_Tai18E2_2.1, whole genome shotgun sequence, one genomic window encodes:
- the LOC6527379 gene encoding protein FAM92A-A, whose protein sequence is MFRRGKLSFLNTKDDRVKIINERINITERHLMEMCSSFALVTRKMAKYRDSFDELAKSVKTYADDEEINESLCQGLKSFTNAVTIMGDYMDINVHRLEHKIVNELAQFEQLCKSTRDNLRLAVIARDKEVLRQRQMLELKSKFSANNSAADSELFKAKMEVQRTNKEIDDIIGNFEQRKLRDVKQIISDFILISMKQHTKALEILSASYYDIGTIDERDDFLEFQKLMKSKEEPTSRKTALKKGLRSQSMDSLEHEHLVSPLKRRQKLSRSTKNLAGAGINHGSKTEPEDETDEQDEEDDEDEETEQSGEEEEESGTATDDEREPTQLSSQVTPRENVFGAKIRSASKDIATPSTSASATSAPSKPSRQAVKHPFKAVASTHVRLQKQFHVPQH, encoded by the exons GACCGAGTTAAGATTATAAACGAACGTATAAACATTACAGAACGGCATCTAATGGAGATGTGTTCTTCGTTCGCTTTGGTAACGCGCAAAATGGCCAA ATACCGCGACTCCTTTGATGAGTTGGCCAAGAGTGTGAAGACTTACGCCGACGACGAGGAAATCAACGAGAGTCTCTGTCAGGGACTGAAGAGCTTCACCAATGCGGTCACCATAATGGGTGATTACATGGACATCAATGTACACCGGCTGGAACACAAG ATTGTCAACGAGTTGGCGCAGTTCGAGCAGCTCTGCAAGTCCACAAGGGACAATCTTCGACTGGCTGTCATAGCTCGGGATAAGGAGGTTCTACGCCAACGCCAGATGCTGGAGCTCAAGTCAAAGTTTTCTGCAAACAAT AGTGCCGCGGATTCGGAGCTCTTTAAGGCCAAGATGGAGGTGCAGCGCACAAACAAGGAGATAGACGACATCATTGGGAACTTCGAGCAGCGGAAGTTGCGCGATGTGAAGCAGATTATCAGCGATTTTATACTGATCTCCATGAAGCAGCACACCAAGGCTCTGGAGATCCTCAGTGCAAGCTACTATGATATTGGAACCATTGACGAGCGCGACGACTTCCTAGAGTTTCAGAAACTGATGAAGTCCAAGGAAGAGCCCACTTCCCGCAAAACTGCCCTCAAAAAGGGACTGCGCTCCCAGTCGATGGACAGCTTGGAGCACGAACACCTGGTCAGTCCGCTAAAGAGGCGCCAGAAGTTATCGAGGAGCACCAAGAATCTAGCCGGCGCCGGAATCAATCATGGGAGTAAAACCGAACCCGAAGATGAAACCGACGAGCAGGATGAAGAGGATGATGAAGATGAG GAAACTGAGCAAAGTGGCGAAGAGGAAGAGGAATCTGGTACGGCCACGGATGACGAGAGGGAGCCCACGCAGCTGAGCAGCCAGGTCACTCCGCGGGAGAATGTCTTTGGGGCAAAGATCCGATCTGCTAGCAAGGATATCGCCACGCCATCGACCAGCGCCAGTGCCACATCAGCTCCTTCGAAACCCAGCAGACAAGCGGTCAAGCATCCCTTCAAGGCGGTGGCCTCCACCCATGTAAGGCTGCAGAAGCAGTTCCACGTGCCCCAGCACTAG
- the LOC6527380 gene encoding heat shock factor-binding protein 1, with translation MTDLRNEMDSDLDQNYSLNSNADPKNMQELTIYVQNLLQNVQDKFQTMSDQIITRIDDMGNRIDDLEKSIADLMNQAGIEGQGPEK, from the exons ATGACCGATCTGCGCAACGAGATGGACAGCGATCTGGACCAGAACTACTCCCTGAACAGCAATGCGGACCCCAAGAACATGCAGGAGCTGACCATCTAC GTACAAAATCTGTTGCAGAACGTTCAGGACAAGTTCCAGACGATGTCGGACCAGATAATAACGCGCATCGATGACATGGGCAATCGCATCGACGATCTGGAGAAGAGCATTGCGGATCTGATGAACCAGGCCGGGATCGAGGGTCAGGGCCCGGAGAAATGA